Proteins from a single region of Xiphophorus maculatus strain JP 163 A chromosome 22, X_maculatus-5.0-male, whole genome shotgun sequence:
- the LOC102237123 gene encoding ankyrin-3-like isoform X26, whose product MYPNHAVRTNVPQILREKSFSDLDEGEDAMTGDTDKYLRPQDLKELGDDSLPQEGYMGFSIGARSASSDRSNTLNRSSFARDSMMIEEILAPTKDTHLAVTRDHSSDCMRRYSWTPDTMDHSHNTVSSPIHSGFLVSFMVDARGGSMRGSRHNGLRIIIPPRKCTAPTRITCRLAKRHKLAYPPPMVEGEGLVSRLVEVGPAGAQFLGPVIVEIPHFGSMRGKERELIVLRSDNGDTWKEHQFDTRPEDLTELLAGMEEEMDSPDELEKKRICRIITRDFPQYFAVVSRIKQESNHMGPDGGVLSCSTVNMVQASFPQGALTKRIRVGLQAQPVPDELVRAVLGNRATFSPIVTVEPRRRKFHKPITMTIPVPPRSAEGHPSGQRGESAPCLRLLCSITGGTSPAQWEDITGTTPLSFVTDCVSFTTNVSARFWLADCHQIPETVSLASQLYRELICVPYLAKFVVFAKMNDTVEARLRCFCMTDDKVDKTLEQQENFEEVARSKDIEVLEGKPIFVDCYGNLSPLTKSGQQLVFNFYSFKENRLPFNVKVRDVGQEPCGRLSFLREPKTTKGLPQTAICNLNITLPTHKKDMESDPDDETEKPERRHTFASLALRKRYSYLTDPAAKTTDRSPPRTQPSGYPDKPVFSTRSYQAWSPVPVTGPGQAKSGFGSLSSSSSNTPSASPLKSVWSINSASPIKTNIPGSPASSVKSVSDTASPIRSYISISSPIKTVIHQSQYPVQVTPSPLASPGKSASDPLSMKGLAALTSRTPITSTGGGSPYLERTSMGLTPPTSPKSSLSMFSSSLPYKTILGSSTGTTPSSSPIKTVPGLTSMRSLAMDSTAPVRNLFSSLSSPLKSSNSPSAAALINGTVSPAQYRSSSPTSHLASSLQERIQATTNAATTSVNAAFDEVEKTFNSCSAGYGTLKSLSSSASSSYQSIRSSASGSLYTSLRSPPNVTTAVTSSTMTVPVYSVINVVPESQLKKRSEVPPSIAVLLSPRKSIPSDMNVQSSFVRTLSPVKAPLYSPGIKSNAASPLSSSQEILKDVAEMKEDLIRMSAILQTEPNSTASKGFQSDSPKEVKIEDEEPYRIVEKVKQDLVKVSEILTKDSRKDGRISPARGSLDDIHFSKVQVEQPPSNWSYPPRYETVVSQARSKPIPDRDFNLSKVVDYLANDNSSFSKMHDTKQKADEGKREAEGKEKQKRVLKPTTAVQEHKLKMPPTTMRSSPSEKELSKVTDALFGGDTVLESPDDIFHEQDKSPLSDSGFETRSERTPSAPQSAEGTGPKTPFQDIPVPPVITETRTEVVHVIRSYEPEDDKQLAMEDVDTVRNIDSDFKKHHTPSLSTPDQNKCHSVKCSPDEDPMGKGMRVKEETHITTTTRMVYHKPPGKEAPSERCEETMSVHDIMKAFQSGKDPSRELAGLFEHKSGNEEVSQRFLEDINSKPKVERIIEVHIEKGSKAEPTEVIIRETKNHAEKDMYYYPGSRQDDEEPEESLPVYLESPRVSTPLSQEEDSRPSSAQLVADDSYKTLKLLSQQSVEFHEDESSELRGESYNFAEKMLLSEKFDQSHSDTEEYLRDRSRYHSPDRSTHVKARSPGPRTEYVFRSSRNVFDKSGRMANVDDNFDKLTLLQYSSEPGSPKQSVWMRVPDETQIKEREQSEYEDRVDRTVKEAEEKLSEVSQFFRDKTEQLNDELSSPEKKSRRPDFRESRSGPSSTQSSPERSPYRSGGSGEEWNRERLRDRFGPSDRKCSSLPSSPERRVLLQLSDNDPRKQGDGKLQGSVGDSPKSFQMSSSKVSAVRLKFEQEAQRQDRGSSGSQNQNPPIRKLQETRLPVYQMFSGSSFQKAPDSPANQRKCKETESNKSSPKHETSGKDQEENKSFKTWERQGYGQCKPQSPKLSNYSAQDSTKDCSSDSQRQETTKKIIYTEFVVRESPSTNDGLKKNSESQIPVRKSSNFSENHKSTSLKLDEPSERPGPHTPTLGRNRLHSSSESNRSTRGSSLGKSRVSSESSQSNVVCNGIDDDQVQYLDQATPVVVTEGFKDIKPLPVYVSIQVGKQYEKETSSGQLGTYKKIVSHESRTVHETRGAVYSVKQKQSPSPQGSPEDDTLEQVTFMDSSGKSPVTPETPSPEELSLTSRTPDSVIGFMTSMPSTIPEESEEEDGKTFIYKEPLKAKSKPASPENQSKKQEGERGKSKEKRVAYIEFPPPPPLEAEQCSAEKRSARTSSETETEMIEVNLQEEHDRHLLAEPIIRVQPPSPIPPGTDNSDSSDDESVFHPVPVKKYTFKMKEEGEKHQKHKKSEKNGTKESGVNGGKGEDAELEQNGNDQSITDCSIATTAEFSHDTDATEIDSLDGYDLQDEDDGLSEDPKTSSMSNDGKATDRSFNQSKLEVIEEEKCEEGGDNGKTKSGTSGAKASGEKKDYTLEGRHPDRKGFGENYFGYQIQDELNSTFKTVATKGLDFDPWSTKGVDNEGLFESKAKEEDPKPYSLSAEEKSQATTPDTTPARTPTDESTPTSEPNPFPFHEGKMFEMTRSGAIDMSKRDFVEERLQFFQIGEHSSDPITGEKGRGGKILGVPSSQSKTGERSTVDGKMTVVDTTLDSSTRPTTPATTAAKYNPAQPGSDIGCAVTDIPACEAIAETASSCTITASKVDSKLRTPIKMGIAASITVKKDSGDLADCKAELSEGQVVPEYISIKGQCSEKKSSSHSELRKENKDYPSENCNNNNNLESSSVQANYIQCGSLVFNLQSSSEPTLQKASRIETLCCKDKNEKVEVPSSSQVQEQKTETVKESEAKHPRSRLPVKSSGWSFHTQGTAIGKQKPKQAVAGEVRKRGEPVIAKVEPRSRIPVKDVKKSSPPATASLPVSVRITSHPVKTLNTGRAAIQLPTRQPQKDRHQLSSVTSEGASRQNRQDNPSELCKRTIEYFKDISGETLKLVDRLSDEEKKTQTEQSEEDSTSRSTSLSDASQPSQPSQPSRSSRSGRGSRAEAGAASVRAKVATTDRGSGSERSRRSRRTGGKEGSQGLTGSRTPPIAEIKPSPQSPCERTDLRMAIVADHLGLSWTELAREMNFTVDEINHIRLENPNSLTAQSFMLLKKWVSREGKNATTDALSEVLTKVNRMDIVTLLEGPIFDYGNISGTRCFADDNAVFRDQADDYQSILAELQSPATLQNTLHFLEPELPVTPNPSLAQHQHLHYPKPENSCNQPQFTDWSPVVDPCSKEPDSPPKSPPRPYELALPAPTFDFPDPLPPKVRKPHIALNDQLLLSEEEDRPFQEMEPTLKPRSQSFPTMCELDIDMAFSTSSPSLSSMSSITPLSPDRSCTGMRLGNTSDAAQQDIGQTGGQVEVKEEIEKVVEIVTAQLVERNGLVEKLVEQELIKNVERKCEMVAKDRSQLVEEGIILLKPKWSTEQDKDYVNEQYDDVRDGSRTAACEEEKAEDECNILMEHVSLIDKMVKEAVGQSLDVGKRVQVKEKMEDPKSELQSKDGQDICDTLEGATERQTLSDLSPQAWVEALEQLQPYESGSNEKNEKQRGREIPEEALGSLLKEVNKKGSEEKEEEDEKVTQSRNQERLEEVEHAEKNICSLSGWHSNSSSVNVEPPTPGRSVSSDLLDKQESQENSSESITSSSRAESGRSRPNGDNSKHSPQDASSDSSNGRKDGTPVSEKKVQVSVDSGSEEEQTVTTRIYRRRLIIKGEEAKNIPGESVTEEHYMDHDGNLISRKVIRKVIRRVSTPTPENQGGDRWHSDLHHSPTQQDYGLGMERGNADDRGTKSISSRDGFGLAGLQELR is encoded by the exons CACCTCGCCGTCACCAGGGACCACAGTTCGGACTGCATGCGACGCTACAGCTGGACTCCGGACACCATGGACCACAGTCACAACACCGTGTCCAGCCCCATTCACTCTGG ATTCTTGGTCAGCTTCATGGTGGACGCCCGTGGCGGTTCAATGAGAGGAAGCCGCCACAATGGGTTGCGCATCATCATTCCTCCCAGGAAGTGCACAGCGCCTACACGCATCACCTGCCGCTTGGCTAAAAGGCACAAACTGGCCTACCCTCCACCCATGGTGGAGGGGGAGGGCCTGGTCAGTCGGTTGGTGGAGGTTGGACCTGCTGGCGCTCAGTTCCTTGG TCCAGTTATTGTGGAGATTCCTCATTTTGGTTCAATGAGAGGGAAAGAAAGGGAGCTAATTGTGTTGAGGAGTGATAATGGCGACACTTGGAAGGAGCACCAGTTTGACACCAGGCCAGAAGATCTCACTGAACTGCTAGCTGGGATGGAGGAAG aGATGGACAGTCCGGATGAGTTGGAGAAAAAGCGCATCTGCCGCATCATCACCAGGGATTTCCCCCAGTATTTTGCTGTGGTGTCCAGGATCAAGCAGGAGTCCAATCACATGGGTCCAGATGGAGGAGTGCTGTCCTGCAGCACGGTGAACATGGTCCAGGCCTCATTCCCACAGGGGGCTCTAACCAAGAGGATCCGCGTGGGCTTACAG GCTCAGCCGGTGCCAGATGAGTTAGTTAGGGCAGTTCTTGGAAACAGAGCCACTTTCAGCCCCATTGTCACCGTGGAGCCCAGAAGGAGAAAGTTTCATAAGCCCATCACCATGACGATCCCCGTCCCTCCCAGATCGGCAGAAGGCCATCCCAGCGGCCAGCGGGGCGAATCTGCGCCGTGCCTGCGTTTGCTCTGCAGCATCACAG GAGGGACGTCTCCTGCGCAGTGGGAGGACATCACAGGAACCACGCCGCTGTCCTTTGTAACGGACTGCGTTTCCTTCACCACAAATGTATCGGCCAG GTTCTGGCTCGCAGACTGTCACCAGATTCCTGAGACGGTAAGCCTAGCGTCTCAGTTATACCGGGAGCTGATCTGCGTGCCGTACCTGGCCAAGTTTGTGGTGTTCGCAAAGATGAATGACACTGTGGAAGCCCGGCTGCGCTGCTTCTGCATGACGGATGACAAGGTAGACAAGACTCTAGAGCAACAGGAGAACTTCGAAGAAGTGGCGCGCAGCAAAGACATTGAG GTTCTAGAAGGAAAGCCCATCTTTGTGGATTGTTACGGCAACCTTTCACCTCTCACCAAAAGTGGGCAGCAGCTGGTTTTTAACTTCTACTCTTTCAAGGAAAACAGACTTCCTTTCAACGTCAAG GTTCGAGATGTAGGCCAGGAGCCATGTGGCCGCCTCTCCTTCCTGAGAGAGCCCAAAACCACCAAAGGCCTTCCACAAACTGCCATATGCAATTTGAATATCACACTGCCAACCCACAAGAAG GATATGGAGTCTGACCCTGATGATGAG actGAAAAGCCAGAACGACGCCATACCTTTGCATCCTTAGCTTTGCGTAAGCGCTACAGCTATTTGACTGACCCAGCTGCGA AAACAACTGATCGAAGCCCGCCGAGAACACAGCCTTCTGGCTACCCTGACAAACCTGTCTTTTCAACAAGATCTTATCAGGCGTGGTCGCCTGTTCCTGTCACCGGCCCTGGCCAAGCCAAGTCTGGGTTTGGCTCCCTCTCCAGCTCGTCATCAAACACGCCTTCTGCCTCTCCCTTAAAGTCTGTCTGGTCCATCAACTCTGCCTCTCCCATTAAGACCAACATCCCTGGATCACCTGCTTCCTCTGTCAAGTCAGTTAGTGACACAGCCTCTCCCATCCGATCCTACATATCCATTTCGTCTCCGATAAAAACTGTAATCCACCAATCCCAGTACCCTGTCCAGGTTACCCCCAGCCCCCTGGCTTCACCTGGTAAAAGTGCTTCAGACCCTTTGTCCATGAAAGGATTAGCAGCATTGACTTCTAGGACCCCTATAACGTCAACTGGAGGAGGAAGTCCTTATCTTGAGAGAACGTCAATGGGCCTGACCCCACCAACCTCTCCCAAATCTTCTCTCAGCATGTTCAGTTCTTCCCTGCCATATAAAACTATTTTGGGAAGTTCAACTGGTACAACTCCATCCTCCTCACCTATAAAAACAGTCCCTGGTCTTACATCTATGCGTTCCCTTGCGATGGATTCCACTGCTCCGGTAAGAAATCTATTCTCCTCCCTTTCATCACCTCTTAAATCCAGCAACTCTCCAAGTGCTGCCGCTCTGATTAATGGAACTGTGTCACCTGCACAGTACCGCTCTTCATCACCAACATCTCATCTCGCCAGCAGCCTGCAAGAAAGAATACAAGCAACCACCAATGCCGCTACAACAAGTGTTAATGCGGCCTTTGATGAGGTTGAAAAGACATTCAATTCTTGCTCTGCAGGTTACGGCACcctcaagtctttgtcctcatCTGCCTCCTCCTCATACCAGTCCATTAGGTCATCGGCTTCTGGTTCCCTCTATACCTCCCTGAGATCCCCTCCCAATGTCACCACTGCTGTAACTTCAAGTACAATGACTGTTCCAGTGTACTCTGTGATTAATGTGGTTCCAGAGTCCCAGTTGAAAAAGAGATCTGAGGTGCCTCCCTCAATTGCTGTCCTTCTGTCACCAAGAAAAAGTATTCCTTCTGACATGAATGTTCAGTCCTCCTTTGTCAGAACTCTGTCCCCTGTCAAAGCACCCCTGTATTCTCCTGGCATCAAATCCAACGCAGCATCACCATTATCATCCAGCCAAGAAATTCTGAAGGATGTCGCTGAAATGAAAGAGGACTTGATTAGAATGTCAGCCATTTTGCAGACAGAACCAAACTCTACAGCCAGCAAAGGGTTTCAGTCCGATTCTCCTAAAGAGGTTAAGATAGAGGATGAGGAGCCATATCGAATTGTGGAGAAAGTAAAGCAGGACTTGGTAAAAGTAAGTGAAATCCTGACCAAAGATTCCAGAAAGGACGGTAGAATTTCTCCTGCAAGAGGTTCATTGGATGACATACACTTCTCAAAAGTCCAAGTTGAACAGCCACCAAGCAACTGGAGTTACCCACCAAGATATGAGACAGTAGTTTCTCAAGCAAGATCAAAACCCATACCTGACAGAGATTTCAATCTGTCTAAAGTGGTTGACTACCTAGCCAATGATAATAGCTCTTTTTCCAAAATGCATGacacaaaacagaaagcagatgaaggaaaaagagaagcagagggtaaagaaaagcagaaacgAGTCCTCAAACCAACTACAGCAGTTCAGGAGCATAAGCTCAAAATGCCTCCTACAACCATGCGATCTTCCCCTTCAGAAAAAGAATTAAGTAAAGTGACTGATGCACTTTTTGGTGGAGACACTGTGCTGGAATCCCCTGATGACATATTCCACGAACAGGATAAAAGTCCTCTCTCAGACAGCGGGTTTGAAACCAGGAGTGAGAGGACTCCATCAGCTCCACAAAGTGCAGAAGGCACAGGTCCCAAGACTCCTTTTCAGGATATCCCAGTTCCACCAGTAATCACAGAGACTAGAACTGAAGTTGTGCATGTCATCAGAAGCTACGAGCCAGAGGACGACAAACAGCTTGCAATGGAAGATGTAGATACTGTTAGAAACATTGATTCAGATTTCAAAAAGCATCATACTCCCTCTCTGTCAACTCCAGATCAGAATAAATGCCATTCAGTAAAATGTAGCCCTGATGAAGACCCAATGGGAAAGGGAATGAGGGTAAAAGAGGAAACTCACATCACGACCACCACTAGGATGGTGTACCACAAACCACCTGGCAAAGAAGCACCATCAGAGAGATGTGAGGAAACTATGTCAGTGCATGATATCATGAAGGCTTTTCAGTCAGGAAAGGACCCTTCCAGAGAGCTAGCTGGACTGTTTGAACACAAGTCTGGCAATGAGGAGGTTTCACAAAGGTTTCTTGAGGACATCAACTCCAAACCCAAGGTTGAAAGAATAATTGAGGTTCACATAGAAAAGGGTAGTAAAGCAGAACCAACAGAAGTAAtaatcagagaaacaaaaaaccaTGCAGAGAAGGACATGTATTATTACCCAGGGAGTAGACAAGACGATGAGGAGCCTGAGGAGTCACTTCCAGTGTACCTTGAGTCCCCTAGAGTGAGTACACCTCTGTCACAGGAAGAAGACAGTCGTCCTAGTTCTGCTCAGCTAGTGGCAGATGACTcctataaaacattaaagttacTTAGCCAGCAATCTGTAGAGTTTCATGAAGATGAGTCATCAGAGCTTAGAGGAGAATCATACAACTTTGCTGAAAAAATGCTATTGTCTGAGAAATTTGATCAATCTCATTCAGACACTGAGGAGTATCTCAGAGATAGATCTCGGTACCACTCACCTGACAGAAGCACTCACGTAAAGGCTAGATCACCTGGGCCAAGGACAGAGTATGTATTTAGGTCATCAAGAAATGTCTTTGACAAATCAGGACGAATGGCTAATGTTGATGATAATTTTGACAAACTGACACTTTTGCAGTATTCCTCAGAGCCCGGTAGCCCAAAACAGTCTGTTTGGATGCGTGTGCCAGATGAAACGCAGATTAAGGAGAGAGAACAGTCTGAATATGAGGACAGAGTGGATAGGACTGTTAAAGAAGCAGAGGAGAAACTTAGTGAGGTATCTCAGTTTTTTCGTGATAAAACAGAGCAGCTAAATGATGAGCTGTCATCTCCAGAGAAGAAATCTCGCAGACCAGATTTCAGGGAATCCCGATCTGGGCCCAGTTCAACCCAAAGTAGCCCAGAAAGGTCACCATATAGGAGTGGGGGTAGTGGGGAGGAGTGGAACAGAGAGAGGTTAAGAGACAGATTTGGCCCTAGTGATAGAAAATGTTCCAGTCTACCCAGCAGTCCTGAAAGAAGAGTATTGCTCCAGTTAAGTGATAATGACCCAAGAAAACAAGGAGATGGAAAACTACAGGGAAGTGTTGGTGACAGTccaaaatcttttcaaatgtcttcctCCAAAGTTAGTGCAGTCAGGCTAAAATTTGAACAAGAGGCTCAGAGGCAAGATAGGGGAAGTTCAGGGAGTCAAAATCAAAACCCTCCAATCAGAAAGCTCCAGGAAACTAGACTACCTGTGTATCAGATGTTTTCTGGGTCTAGTTTTCAAAAAGCACCTGACAGTCCAgcaaaccaaagaaaatgcaaagagaCTGAGTCAAATAAGTCATCACCCAAGCATGAGACCAGTGGCAAAGATCAGGAAGAGAATAAGTCGTTCAAAACATGGGAGAGACAGGGGTATGGACAGTGTAAACCTCAGTCCCCAAAACTATCCAATTATTCAGCTCAGGATTCCACAAAAGATTGCAGTAGTGATTCCCAAAGacaggaaacaacaaagaaaataatctatACAGAATTTGTTGTCAGAGAAAGTCCAAGTACCAATGATGGGCTAAAAAAAAACTCGGAATCGCAAATTCCTGTAAGAAAATCGTCTAATTTTTCAGAAAACCACAAATCCACCTCTTTAAAATTAGATGAACCAAGTGAAAGACCAGGGCCTCATACCCCTACTTTAGGTAGAAATCGGTTACACAGTAGCTCTGAATCCAATAGGTCTACCCGTGGATCATCCTTAGGGAAATCCAGAGTCTCCTCAGAGAGTAGCCAGTCAAATGTAGTATGTAATGGCATTGATGATGATCAAGTACAGTACTTGGATCAAGCAACTCCTGTAGTTGTGACTGAGGGTTTCAAAGATATTAAACCCTTGCCAGTGTATGTCAGCATCCAAGTAGGAAAGCAGTATGAGAAAGAAACAAGTTCAGGGCAGCTGGGGACATACAAAAAGATTGTGAGTCATGAGAGCAGGACAGTGCATGAAACGAGAGGCGCAGTTTACAGTGTCAAGCAAAAACAGTCTCCTTCTCCTCAAGGAAGTCCAGAAGATGACACTTTAGAACAGGTAACTTTCATGGATAGCTCTGGGAAAAGCCCTGTAACCCCTGAGACCCCAAGCCCAGAAGAGCTGAGCCTGACATCCCGAACACCAGACTCTGTGATAGGTTTTATGACCAGCATGCCAAGCACTATCCCAGAGGAGTCTGAGGAGGAAGATGGAAAGACCTTCATCTATAAAGAGCCCTTAAAAGCAAAATCCAAGCCAGCCTCTCCAGAGAATCAAAGTAAAAAGCAGGAAGGAGAAAGAGGGAAGTCAAAGGAAAAAAGAGTTGCTTATATAGAGTTTCCGCCCCCTCCTCCATTAGAGGCCGAGCAGTGCAGTGCTGAGAAAAGGTCTGCACGTACTTCCtctgaaacagagacagagaTGATTGAAGTAAATCTTCAAGAAGAGCATGATAGACACCTTTTAGCCGAGCCTATCATTCGAGTCCAGCCTCCTTCTCCTATTCCCCCAGGGACTGATAACAGTGACTCTAGTGATGATGAGTCTGTCTTCCATCCCGTTCCTGTCAAAAAGTACACcttcaaaatgaaagaagaaggagagaagcatcaaaaacacaaaaagtcagAGAAAAATGGAACTAAAGAATCTGGGGTTAATGGTGGAAAGGGAGAGGATGCTGAATTggaacaaaatggaaatgatcagTCCATCACTGACTGTTCAATAGCAACAACTGCTGAGTTCTCCCATGACACAGATGCTACTGAGATTGACTCTTTAGATGGATATGATCTtcaggatgaagatgatggaCTAAGTGAAGACCCTAAAACATCAAGTATGTCCAATGATGGGAAAGCTACTGACCGTTCATTTAATCAGTCCAAGCTTGAAGTGATAGAAGAGGAGAAATGTGAGGAAGGAGGTGACAATGGAAAGACTAAAAGTGGCACATCTGGAGCCAAAGctagtggagaaaaaaaagactatacCCTTGAAGGAAGACATCCGGATAGGAAGGGCTTTGGGGAGAACTATTTTGGATACCAAATTCAAGATGAGCTGAATTCAACCTTTAAAACTGTTGCTACCAAAGGTCTGGACTTCGATCCGTGGTCAACAAAAGGGGTTGATAATGAAGGGCTTTTTGAGTCTAAAGCAAAAGAAGAGGACCCCAAACCTTACAGTTTGTCGGCTGAAGAAAAATCACAGGCTACAACACCTGACACAACCCCTGCTCGAACACCAACTGATGAGAGCACACCGACTAGTGAGCCTAACCCCTTCCCTTTCCATGAAGGGAAGATGTTTGAGATGACACGCAGTGGTGCTATTGACATGAGCAAGCGGGACTTTGTTGAAGAGAGGCTTCAGTTTTTCCAGATTGGTGAGCATTCCTCTGACCCTATAACAGGGGAAAAAGGGAGAGGGGGAAAGATCCTGGGGGTACCTTCCTCTCAGTCAAAAACTGGGGAGAGGTCCACAGTAGATGGAAAGATGACAGTTGTAGATACTACCTTAGACAGCAGCACTAGACCAACAACACCAGCTACAACTGCAGCGAAATACAACCCTGCACAGCCTGGCAGTGACATAGGTTGTGCTGTTACTGATATTCCTGCCTGTGAAGCCATAGCTGAGACTGCCTCTTCATGCACAATCACAGCCTCTAAGGTTGATTCCAAATTACGAACTCCTATTAAAATGGGCATAGCTGCCTCTATAACTGTGAAAAAAGACTCAGGGGATCTCGCAGACTGCAAAGCTGAGTTGTCAGAGGGTCAGGTGGTGCCAGAATACATTAGTATAAAGGGTCAGTGTTCAGAGAAAAAGTCTAGCAGTCATTCTGAgcttagaaaagaaaacaaagactaCCCATCTGAAAACtgcaacaacaataataaccTGGAATCCTCCAGTGTTCAGGCCAACTATATTCAGTGTGGCAGTTTAGTGTTTAATTTGCAGTCCTCCTCTGAGCCCACCTTACAGAAGGCTAGCAGGATAGAAACTCTGTGCTGTAAAGATAAGAACGAGAAAGTAGAAGTGCCCAGCAGCAGTCAGGTTCAAGAGCAGAAGACCGAAACAGTTAAAGAGAGTGAGGCAAAGCATCCCAGGTCAAGGCTTCCAGTCAAATCATCAGGCTGGTCATTTCACACACAAGGAACTGCCATTGGGAAGCAGAAACCCAAACAAGCAGTAGCAGGTGAGGTCAGGAAAAGAGGAGAGCCAGTGATTGCCAAAGTAGAGCCTAGATCAAGGATACCAGTCAAAGACGTTAAAAAGAGTAGTCCTCCTGCTACAGCTAGCTTACCTGTCTCAGTTCGTATTACCTCACATCCAGTAAAGACACTGAATACAGGGAGAGCAGCCATACAACTGCCCACAAGGCAACCACAGAAGGATAGGCATCAGCTCAGCAGTGTCACCAGTGAGGGAGCATCTAGACAAAACAGACAGGATAACCCTAGTGAACTTTGTAAGCGCACCATTGAATACTTTAAAGACATTAGCGGGGAGACGCTAAAGTTGGTGGACCGCCTGTCAGACGAGGAGAAAAAGACGCAAACAGAGCAGTCGGAGGAAGACAGCACCTCCCGAAGCACCTCTCTGTCGGACGCCTCCCAGCCTTCCCAGCCCTCCCAGCCCTCCCGCTCATCCAGGTCTGGTAGAGGTTCGAGGGCTGAGGCCGGGGCCGCGTCCGTAAGGGCAAAGGTGGCGACGACGGACAGGGGTTCCGGCAGTGAGAGGAGCAGAAGGAGTAGGCGGACTGGTGGGAAGGAGGGCAGTCAGGGACTCACAGGGTCTCGAACGCCTCCCATCGCGGAGATCAAGCCTA GTCCCCAAAGTCCTTGTGAGCGAACAGACTTGCGCATGGCTATCGTTGCAGATCACCTGGGGCTCAGCTGGACAG AGCTGGCTCGAGAGATGAACTTCACAGTGGACGAGATCAACCACATCAGACTTGAGAACCCTAACTCTCTGACAGCACAGAGCTTCATGCTACTTAAGAAATGGGTCAGTCGTGAAGGGAAAAATGCCACAA cgGATGCCTTATCTGAAGTGCTGACCAAAGTCAATCGGATGGATATTGTGACTTTGCTGGAGGGCCCAATATTCGACTATGGTAACATTTCAGGCACGAGATGTTTTGCCGATGATAACGCTGTTTTCCGGGATCAGGCTGATG ATTATCAGAGCATTCTAGCCGAGCTGCAGTCCCCTGCCACTCTGCAGAACACCCTCCACTTCCTGGAGCCTGAACTCCCTGTCACCCCCAACCCTTCCCTTGCCCAGCATCAGCATCTCCATTACCCCAAACCAGAAAACTCTTGCAATCAGCCTCAGTTCACAGATTGGAGTCCAGTTGTTGATCCTTGTAGTAAAGAACCAGACAGCCCACCTAAGAGTCCCCCCAGGCCTTATGAGCTTGCCCTGCCTGCCCCAACCTTTGATTTTCCCGACCCCCTTCCTCCTAAGGTCAGAAAGCCCCACATTGCTTTGAACGACCAGCTGCTTTTGAGTGAAGAGGAGGACAGACCTTTTCAAGAGATGGAGCCCACCCTCAAGCCCAGATCCCAGTCCTTTCCAACAATGTGCGAATTGGACATCGACATGGCGTTCTCTACCTCTTCGCCTTCGCTGTCATCCATGTCATCGATAACCCCATTGTCCCCTGATAGATCATGTACAGGTATGCGGTTGGGAAACACCTCAGATGCAGCACAACAAGATATAGGTCAGACAGGCGGTCAAGTGGAAGTGAAAGAAGAAATTGAGAAAGTGGTTGAGATTGTTACGGCGCAGTTGGTAGAGAGGAATGGATTAGTAGAGAAGTTGGTAGAACAGgaattgattaaaaatgtggaaagaaaGTGTGAGATGGTTGCAAAAGACAGGTCTCAGTTGGTGGAGGAAGGGATAATTTTGCTGAAACCGAAGTGGTCCACAGAGCAGGATAAAGATTATGTTAATGAGCAATACGATGACGTTCGAGATGGGAGTAGAACAGCAGCATGTGAGGAGGAGAAGGCTGAAGATGAATGCAATATCTTAATGGAGCATGTTAGTCTAATAGATAAAATGGTCAAAGAGGCTGTTGGTCAATCACTGGATGTTGGGAAAAGAGTACAAGTGAAGGAAAAAATGGAAGATCCTAAGTCAGAACTGCAGTCTAAAGATGGACAAGACATCTGTGACACATTAGAAGGGGCAACAGAACGCCAGACTTTGTCTGACCTTTCCCCTCAAGCTTGGGTTGAAGCGCTTGAGCAACTGCAGCCCTATGAGTCTGGATCCAATGAGAAAAATGAgaagcagagaggcagagaaaTTCCAGAGGAGGCATTAGGATCTCTGTTGAAGGAGGTGAATAAAAAAGGCtcagaggagaaggaggaggaggacgaaaAGGTGACTCAATCCAGGAATCAGGAGAGACTAGAAGAGGTtgaacatgcagaaaaaaacatatgttcACTTTCAGGATGGCACAGCAACTCATCCAGTGTCAATGTTGAGCCGCCAACTCCAGGCCGCAGTGTCAGCTCAGACTTACTCGACAAGCAGGAAAG TCAGGAAAACTCTAGTGAGTCTATCACCTCCTCATCTAGAGCTGAATCAGGGAGGTCCAGACCTAATGGTGATAACTCAAAGCACTCACCTCAGGACGCCTCATCAGACTCCTCTAACGGCAGAAAAGACGGGACGCCAGTGTCGGAGAAAAAAGTGCAG GTTAGTGTAGATTCTGGTTCAGAGGAAGAACAGACTGTAACCACCAGAATCTACAGGCGGCGTCTCATTATAAAG GGAGAAGAAGCAAAAAACATCCCAGGCGAGTCTGTGACAGAGGAGCACTACATGGACCACGATGGTAACCTCATCAGTAGAAAA GTGATCAGGAAGGTAATTCGGCGAGTCTCAACTCCCACTCCAGAAAACCAAGGAGGTGACAGGTGGCACAGTGACCTCCACCACAGTCCCACTCAGCAGGATTATGG